The DNA sequence tatgttgatataaaaaaaaccccacgaaaattatcatatgataacataatgacgatcttaccctttgatattttgtctactatttattgagatttgtaagatttaatctcatccactcattttaaaatctaaggtaAAGATTTGATCTCGATTTTGGATTATAATGTTATAAGTAATAGAAGATGACCGTTTATTTACTATATCTAATTGTGATCATCATgttatcaattaataaattattaagaatatcttaatataattactaaaattaggaatcaaaataattaaaataataattatcatattCTTGGTTAATAACTTACTATGAAAATCTTAATGTATTATTAATATCATGTTAGTTAATTAACATAAGTTCAAAATCCTTATAATTATTCGTAATATTTTCAAACGCGTGATATATCAAGGTTTATATCTTGAGAAATCTTAATCTTCAACCGTATTACTTTCCAAACAatcaacaacaattttttgtCATAGTCTATCTCTTACTACACCAAATTGTAGTAATTAAAGCTTTTTTATATTGAGAAAGGGAGAGAGAGGTTGTGAAATCGTATAGTTATGGctgaaaaccctaatttacCGATTGGAGAAACAACTTCTTTGGAATCCGATGTAACAGAAATCGATTCCGGCATGGCAAAGGAGGCAAAGAAAACGCGGGAGGTTTCGGAATTCACAGATTTCTTTGGTCTATTGAGGATCTACCAAAAAGAGATGATCTTTGAAAGGGAAGATTATGATCCTATGGTAGATTATTCCCCAAGTGACTACGATGACGAAGAGCTAAAGGAGATGGAAGAATATCCTTACGATCGCGAGGCTGTTCTCAAATACATCACCCAAGTCCGCAATAGCGGTGTAAGTCCATCCAATTCAACTAtcatacttattttatttaattaattttattgaaattgattGAATTGATGCTAGGGTTTTGATGTGGATGTGTATATTCCTGCTTGGTTACACATGAACTTGGTTAATTTCATGCCTGTTGAGATGTCTGACCCCGGCGAACGTGCTTTAATGTACAAGCTAGCAAAGGTTGCAATTGATGAAATCAA is a window from the Salvia hispanica cultivar TCC Black 2014 chromosome 1, UniMelb_Shisp_WGS_1.0, whole genome shotgun sequence genome containing:
- the LOC125199319 gene encoding uncharacterized protein LOC125199319, which translates into the protein MAENPNLPIGETTSLESDVTEIDSGMAKEAKKTREVSEFTDFFGLLRIYQKEMIFEREDYDPMVDYSPSDYDDEELKEMEEYPYDREAVLKYITQVRNSGGFDVDVYIPAWLHMNLVNFMPVEMSDPGERALMYKLAKVAIDEINVDMKSKTFELVEVVNAVATANCIALAYLTLAVKRVGVKQEEAATITIQAIVNFHWDSPFDLRQWRVKPDAEARAVEG